One Cydia fagiglandana chromosome 5, ilCydFagi1.1, whole genome shotgun sequence genomic window, tatttcaccatCATGGTATAAATTTTATACCATGCAGATGGTGAAATAGTCACCGCTTGCTTGTTGGTAAATGGTCATCGTAGCCTTTAATAGGATAGACGCCACTTTGAAGCCAAAGCATTATGTACAAGGTGGCATACCTCAATAAAAACAACAGGcgatcttatcgctaaaaagcgatctcttccggACAATCTTTAGGTAGCGGAAATTTTACaaaaatagttaaattaaaGTAAGTTAAATTACTTGTGAGCGCATAAACTGTATACACAGATCAGTCGCAGCTCGGTCATTCTTGTTGTCTTAAGCTTGACACATTTTTGTTGGATTTTATATACTTTTACTACGCACGCAAACATGTACGATTTTCCATTATCAGATATGTACATATAACCAGCAAGAGGTCATCATAACGCCGCCTCCGCTTTAGACTTAGCATCCTACATCTCAATTTAATAGTCCATAATATCTTAATGCAAAACCAACAGTTGTAAGCCGATTTGTACATAAATTAAGCGCTCTTTAATATGACAATTTACGACCGTGCCTAATAGGCTGCGTGTGTAGATGCAGAGCCCTCAGCTGTAGCCAGATCAATTAATTTTGCACCTAGAGGACATCTTTATGTAGTGGCCGGTTTTAACGGTCCAGGGTATTACGTATCAGGATCCACTGCTCATCTATCAGCAAGGTATTAgtgttttaaataatattctGCATAAAGCTTTGACTTGTGGACTAATGCGCACATgaagaaaattacataatattgcATAAAGCCCCTACGTTCGCtataatatttatctatatatagtagtgtaccctatgatgggcgtggaaccagtaatgggacaaaaaaccacaaatcctgtaaaataagtgtctaaaagtagtttataaacactgcctgtatattatcataaataagagtcctagagctgtttcagtttgaatttttattaaatttggttgttttttaagaaattggcgtcaacccaaaagttgtcgtgtcactgaaaaaaaataccactacgaattcttaacaacttcgctaagagagatgagttaatttattaaattttaattaattaatacttgatgaaaactagaatgtgttttgttaattgcatttaccatgagataaggtatacaacatactatgttgtgactccacagatgtaaaaaaaatagtggtatttggcccaatcccattataggagctgtaaaactgcatacctcctataatgggcaatttacataatgatgcttgccatgccatcatttcatgtttaaacaatacagaagtaaaatgtagttacgaaatatgtcaaccaggaggtatgctcggacttcggataaattaatatcgttttttagtgtgggtcaaatcttggttgccgagtttgagccactttcccgttttccgattgagttgaaattttgtattcgtaattaaatatgcaaatcggatgataatgcaatattatgataacatggaccagatctgatgacctatttcaatattttatactgatagagcagtgtccattactggggggcccattactggagctttggtgtccatgactggagaaaaatagcatagttttaatttgttaagtatgtggaaactcattgcagtatctttgatacaacacgcctgaaacatgaaagacgggtaggactttcatctttcaatacgctaagcggtagaccattcacatgtattagggaaatatcacaaatactccaaattccctcttaaatgtcccatgactggtgctgttactatatgcCTATTTATGAACTGTTTTAAGTATGTAATGTAACGTAGACTCTAAACGGAGCCGACATGGTCTTCTAGATAAAATCCCAAATAATTACGCATTATATAAAATACATTCGTTGAGTATGTTATGTATGTGAATGAACTTATTATATATCTATCATAATCTTCAGTATGATATAAGAGAATGCTGAGGAAATTACATTCCTGTTCGCATCTGATCCTGTGACCGCAAACTGGGATGCATCCCATTTGTTTTCATCTTCACTATAATGCCTGCCTCTAAGTAGTTATTACAATACCATTTTAAAGTCGTTACTTTAAACTAATGCTTAAACAGTCGTCACCTAGTACAGATATATAATTGTTGTAGGTAGGCACGAGTACAACACGGCGTATCTAAATTTAGGATAACCCATTGGaatattttttggaataaattaatttaaggtTTTAGTAGATTACAGCTTCCGGGCACCATAAACCATTTCGGTATAAGtaggtaaaaaatattattattaggctttttaaagtaaaaatgcaaaaaatattacatgagtACAATTGAAATGCGTGTCTAGTACGATATAAACCATCCATATAGTAGCAGATAATGGCCCCCATTACACCGCGTAAATTCCTGTAATAGCAACGTAATTTAATACCACGTCGCTGGCGCCCCCGTGATTCGTCTCATCCGTCTGCCTGGCTATATGTAAACCACAGGAATTTCACACGGAAACTACAAAGTCAATAGTGGTCCAACATCCAGAGATgcttaagtatatttatttataatttatatacaaacattaaaaataaaaataaactaacttatctataaaataaaactaaattaaaactaaaaacgaatactaaataaaataaaatttaattaaaatacatccaagaaattgggcccctttggcatggtgccgaggacgctggcagcatttccccgctgtattgctaagctaatacgttgagcgagaaagctgccagctcctcggtcaccagtgaagtcTATAAGCCTTTTTGCAAGCTCTTTAAAAAGTTGTACAGCATTAGGACCCCACGAGCCAAAGGTCTCAACTATCTCAACCCGAAATGGCATAAAAATATACTCGGGGCCGAGACCCCTGTACTTCTGGAATTTGAGCTTTTCGGCCGCTTTAGCCGCCGCACCTGCTTGGTTACTGGTTCCCGTGAGGTGGGAACATTAGTTTAATGAAATCAAAATTTAGcaccagtagaaaaaggcgcgaaattggAATTTTTCTACGGACAAGTTGACAAgtcatgtgttttttttttcagtatatTACGTAATTCTAATGGAAAGGGCTTacattagggatgtaccgactagtcgccgactagtcgggaaagccgactatccggcctcatttgtagtcggcgattagtcggcgactagtcggcaaaaatggccgattagtcggcactttataagtgacagaaaaacagggcaaaaagCTAATATTTAACATAAGCTTTCcacctattttacccaaattcctatTATGGGTGCTTACAAAAACTTTGGTTCGAATTATTGACAGTGTGGTCGCTTTCTTATGTCCGATTGTCCGGTTGTCGTCTGAAATATAgccttaggttttttttttcatttttggctTTACCACCTGTTTTGCATTTAGATAGATGAATAGTGCGACGATAGGGGTAAAACGACTATTTTTAACtgcatctgaaccgaacttagaggaaactaatgatctggccgactagccgactagtcggccgactaatcggccatcagagcgccgattagtcggctagtcggctagtcggccaaatcaatagtcggtacatcactagctTACATTCATCGTTGCAGATGGATCAGAGTTCGGGTCCGAGCAAGGACCGTGTTCCGTGTCACGAAATATAAGAACAtcgttagagttagaccaagacaattctgcaacgattttgataaaatcttccatgaaattatgatgtaagtttaaataacatttgcactgcgtgtgctatcaaaatcgttgtagacttATCTTGGACTTACCAATTTCTTATTTGCATCCACACCGCACAATCAAATTAGCTATTTAATCAGACTGTTCGACAATATTGTCCGATTGAATTCGTTGCTCCTACTTAGCcagctattttattttgttgcaAGGTATAACCTGGGCTGTAACCGCGagaatagaagttcgcaaattgcggggatttttctctgtcactctaattacgccttcgttggagtaaaagagaaagatccccgcaatttgcgaatttcggttttcgcggtagccgctgtGACTCGCGCTTACCGTGCGTTCTGTGCGTAATCTCATGCGTAATAATTTACTGAAAGGCCATGGAATTAAACAGGTGAAAAACGtcttaattcttttttttaagcTATTTGAGACATATCTTTAACCGCAGTAAATGCATGTTTAAAAGCACCTCCGCCCTGATGGCTTACCGCGAACctcattcgacgtgttgcctccctgtcatacttacgtatgaattcacaagtgcgacagagaggcaacacgtcgaacgtggttcgcggtaggcactcTGGTTGACGTTTTGTGGTTTGTGGTTTCGACATTGATATTAGCATAACCAAGAAGAAcaatatttacttcaaattttCAGAATACGAGAAATATTGAACATTATTATTACATCATATCGACTTGTTGTAATCGCAATATAAAACACTATCATGGGCAATTGGAAACTCGAAGTCGGAAGGATGGCGATGTATATGTCTTTTCCCGTGATGTTATTCCACTTTTTCAACCAGCCAACTTATTTCGAAGAATGGGTGACAAATACTAAACGACAAATCTTCCCACCAGAAAGCAAAACAGATCGAGAGGATATACAGCAACTAATCGCGGACATGAGAAAGAAACAGATGCAAGCATTTGAGAAGGAGTGAACTTCGCATATGGTTTATTAGGCTTAATATAAATGTTAGACTGTATTGTGCATATTAAAAAACGCCTCAAAGGAAATTAAACacatttaaacataacaaatgatttatttaaacttcAGTCTTGTTTTATTCTTTTGTTTTTGTGCCTGTAACTTGCAAGAGAACCTAAAgaaatcacaaaaaatgttACATAAACAACATGTTGAACACTGTAGTACTGTCCAATAAAGCCTGCTACCATTGGGGCGACTACACCAGATAGAGACCGCACACTGTTCGAAGCTCCAATTAATGCGGCTCTGTGTTTATTGTGGCTTCTCTTTAGTATCATTTCTAAAGTTACTAACCTACCAACTGCATTACCTATTGCAAGAGGTATCAAAAATAAagcatacatataaatattaaaagaaTTAATCAATCCTAATATTGACaaagataaaactaaaaatacatGGAAGTTTCTAACACTGTAATCTTTGTCTTTTGTATAAAAGCTATTTATGTATCCCATATAATAACTACAAATTGATCCTATTATGCCCTGGAATGATATAATATACCCAATATACTTGGGAGTTAATTTATAAGTGATTTTTAAATACAAAACATAATTTGAATAGTATAATGACATGGCAAACCCAAGCAATcctttgaaaaaaaatatggtcCCATATTTGGACCATTCTATTTTATACAACTCTAAAACTGATTCTTTACAACTACTAACTATTTTATGTACAATTCCTTTTGATGTAATTTTTTCTTTGACTGGTTTGTTTGCCTGTTGCAATTCTGATATTGATTTTGGTAATAAATACACCAAACCTGAaacaattacaatatatattagATACTCACAATTAACAAATTTAATGTCATATCTCAATCAATAATTACTGTTATTAGTACTAAAATTAATTGGTTTGTTAGCACAGATAAGCCTGTAGCAGATATACTATGATGTGATCATTAACCATTCTTATTCTTCTCTTTCTTCCATGTTTTAACTgtataagcgccacttgcaccatcccactaacccagggttaacccagtgtctaattgtactggtaaccatggtaattccagGGTTTACCGGTTAATCCCAGgtaagtgggatggtgcaagtgagtgTGTTGTTCCAAAAAGTAAATTCAAAAGAAAGCATCAATCATTGATGACATGATGACCATGCAGTAACAATTATACAACCTTTCTAGTGATACATCTGCTAAAGTATAATTTTTCTTGAATATGTTATCAATTATCATAggtaaaaaaaagcggccaagggcgagtcagactcgcccatgaagggttccgtagcagcaagtaacataataaaatttcggtttacgatttatgacgtattaaaaaaaaactacttactagatctcgttcaaaccaattttcggtggaagtttgcatggtaatgtacaatgtacatcttATATACATTGACTActattgaaactaaaaaaagttttatcattattgttattttctatttttgtgttaaaatcttaaggtggttcgcctaggttactcaaaacttaactctcgctagatggcaccacttctgcaaaatttcagattttatttttttgtgaaatggtcttggtatttgtatacttaaaagtatgtttcgcgcactctttaagtaaatattgaactattaaataaaacattgaatacttcattgtgcaaaaaccacctttttaatttgacggagtgttgctgtcacgctttttcctactattactcacacatgcaaacagtgtttccgtgatccttgtagtagacaatttcacacaacgtaagtatgttgcaatagcgtaacggtatgttcgtggaaatacgtgcaagaggattggggctcaagactggtgcgagtaggtaatttctttttgtttctcctttgtgttatcttacctttaaacgagcaattattagatatataattatttatttatatatttggatggtatcagaaacggctctattaacgatttcgatgaaatttgctataaagGTGGCCCCTgacaagccttccaacagtccaaatagcgtggtggcaatccaaaatcggtccgtgaatgtcataaacgtacaatgtttaatattaggatgccgtccatttggatgaatccattgtaacggcatctatttggaaggctcgtcagtggcctgcttaaggggtttgatctcttagctaggtctatgagaaaacgcgcatttttgagtttttatgttttgtaagctttggtcggtctcccagatattcaatctccgcttggcaactaatcccagaattggcatgcgcactagtttttacgaaagcgactgccctgaccttccaacccagagagtaaacttatttggattagtccggtttcctcacattgttttctttcaccgaaaaataggtatcggtgtataaataggtaggtatcaaatgctatttcgtacaaaagttcgaaaaatcattggtacgagccggggttagaacccgcgacctccgaattgctttccgctaggccagcagcgcttcccccacatactcagtgttatcaggttttacaaaatcaaaaacgattacttatgaaagcagaagaatataaatgatcgtattagatttataattgttacatatttgccgtaacttatttttaaaatgtgtttttcaattaaaagacacgtcaagattgtttaccttatttctaatgctaaaaaaaacaaactatagtaataattgtgtttttcatttatagacaaaatccattatttttaaccacaggaaattttatacacttctttttagggtttcgtacccaaagggtaaaacgggtccctattactaagacttcgctgtccggccgtccgtccgtccgtctgtctgtcaccaggctgtatctcacgaaccgtaatagctagacagttgaaattttcacagatgatgtatttctgttgccgctataacaacaaatactaaaaacagaataaaataaagatttaaatggggctcccgtgatacaacaaacgtgatttttgaccaaagttaagcaacgtcgggagtggtcagtacttggatgggtgaccgttttttttttgtttttttttttgcattatggcacggaacccttcgtgcgcgagtccgactcgcacttgcccggtttttattgcagtgaggatgtcctgattgtaaaaatcagagagattaggaagagtataatttctaattatctttgtaaaaattaaagaatacgtgtagcctatacttaataatcgatttatgataataagaaaaattaaataaaaataaaaaaacaatacgaaatgtaggtgtaacaaaaatacaaaaagttatgttccagcatacaatgactggggatcgaaccgggaatcttccgtttgcaagcaaaaaagcgactgtttgcataacacgccatgatagttcttagctaagctgacgaacttctcgcttaggtcaattaactacctgtcaaatatcagtgtcaacaaaattgcactaaacatgacggcactccaaattcgagccgtggtcagcccggcaacgtcggaaatggtatggcaacgtcgcaaatgtatctgtacacgacatttgtgacacacacatacgtaaaattgatgaaaagttaactatgatttttgcatgatttctgtatgaaacattgttttcctgttaatttcgcgcaaacgaatattcgaaagaagataaatgcggaaatatttgtgtactaatactgtgtagttacttaatgagatttgattgaattttgtatgaaaagcgaaccaccttaatgtgGTTCACGGAATAggtacatctacttaccaagtttcaacagtatagttcttataatttcggaaaaaagtgcctgtgacatacggacgcacagacagacagacatgacgcatccataagggttccgttttttgcaatttggctacggaaccctaaaatcccCAAGTTTGTTTACCTGCATTGACAATAAAGCAGATCCCAACAATGGTTGCAACCAGTTTAAAGGCTTCTTCTGGATGATCTTCTGCTATATGCCCTCCAATAACTGGGCCTATAGTCATACCAACTCCAGATATGGCTGCCATTTTGCCATAaatgtcggactgtttcttttcactCTGCTCATAGTCTGGCACTAATGCTTTTGTCAATATTTGTGTCTGCTTAAATAGGCCTGTAacataatttatgtattttttaacatttattcgcttattaatattttttatatccaGTGTCTTTAAGATAGTACTACTAGTACTTACTAGTAATGTGTTAGCAAAAAATCAGTGCATGTCACTATACCAAATTAAAAGTCTACTTAATGAGAAAAACAACACTAACTTACCTAAAATTGCTCGTATAATTAGTATAACAACTAGTGAACTAGTAACACCCAAAGCAGCATAGGCCAGACCACATATTAATAATGTAGCAATCAGTACAACTTTACGCCCTTTAAGATCACTAAAACTGCCCTGAAACAAAGTGATAATATACTTAAGAAgttataaatattacaaaaaattaGAATGCAGTAGGTAACAATCAGGACTTCCATAGCAGCGGGCAATTCTTTTTCTCTTAGATACAGCGAAGAATCCGAAGAAGAAACcgttcaattctattattttgaTAATTTAGAGTGACCAGAGAATACCACCATACAAGTGATAATCAACAGCAAAACAACTTTTCTATGTTCACCATTTTTATAGATAGTGTCTAGAAGTCCAGTGGTGAGCTAGGCAAGAGTGAAGTGGGCCACCACCCTATTAAATTCTACTTTCATATATGTATTCATTACTACTTAGCTTTTGCCTGTGGATGTGTCTgcgtaatgatgatgatgaataaaagTATTATGTCCTTTCCCAGGACTCAAAtttatctctataccaaatgaaatctaaattggttcagcggtttaagtgtGGAGGTAACAAAGAGAGTTActattgcatttataatattagtagggattaCATAACATAACCTTTCATAGATAAGTTTTTATCTCTGCTTATACAATCACAAGTGGAGAGCAATAAAAAGGCCACTATAATGGGAAATTTCCAGACAAATTAAAcccataatatttaaaactttcgcatTTTGACTCATATTTACAGATGGGTCTATCAGAGTTAGCTGCAACCACGACCACTGAAAACTGGGTTGAAATGatggtaaataaaggtaataaaataaatccgcGACACACCCATCTATAAATGTaagttaacccttaaatgcatagtgtAGGATGTAGCCTCCAGAAAAACATATAATTTTATGCATAATTAGAAAAACCTATATACATATGTCCGtttatatattatttcaatAGTAAAACTAAGCCGTTTTccgattttttatataaatttacgcaatattttaatttataaaaattacattcgttttaagacgaaatgtcagaaaactttgaaaaaatccagtattttgatgatttttagtacttatGTGATTTTGGAGGTTTTTTTGggggtttgtaattattttatatttaaaaactctATCATAGGTGTATTgtatcacaaatagtgtacctttctGATGATAGTAGGATTTATCATATTATATCTCTTActgaaaattatatatttacatgaATATGATTTAGCCTATGCAACTTTTAACACAaatttcgcagtgaaaatcgatgttataattttattaccaTTTTTCCCATAATCAGCAAACAATAaacacataattatattaattttaggcaaaaagaaaaaatcatgcattgaagggttaaattaaatttcattgCTTTTGAGCATACTTCTCAAAGATTAGGAGCTAAGCATTATAAAAAATTAAGTATTATAAGAAATTTTATTATAGTTACAAGAAGTGGTCCCGAAGCCAGCTGAAACCCAGAGTATATTGAGCCCAGGAGCCCCACATAGACATGGTCACCACCCAAGGTCCTCACATGACTGGCAATCAATGGAACTATCAAGCTCACTGCCAGGAGATCCTGAAATTcaaatatgaaaatatataaggtttactcgggtaattccgaatgtcgaaaactgtcagataattccgaaaagagacttttattatgatggaattaagggtgactttcatctgaatttcggaattatccgacattcagtattacccgaatacaccttatatgTATTcaagtataatatatgtattcagTGTAATACAGATAGTATTGTGATTCACACATTGCTAACATCAAACAAAAAGTTTCGACTGTTCAGACTCATTTAAATCACTGCAAATAGCAACAATCATGCAGCAGCAAACATTCACAaaactttttattaatttatttcatatatattttatgtataaaaaggTGAAGCAAAAGGTTAAGGAAAACGCAAATGAAAATCCTGGTTATATAAAGAAAGACAAGAACATGA contains:
- the LOC134664480 gene encoding protein PET100 homolog, mitochondrial, whose protein sequence is MGNWKLEVGRMAMYMSFPVMLFHFFNQPTYFEEWVTNTKRQIFPPESKTDREDIQQLIADMRKKQMQAFEKE
- the LOC134664472 gene encoding major facilitator superfamily domain-containing protein 9-like, with amino-acid sequence MTFTIYLLQCVAFVDLLAVSLIVPLIASHVRTLGGDHVYVGLLGSIYSGFQLASGPLLGSFSDLKGRKVVLIATLLICGLAYAALGVTSSLVVILIIRAILGLFKQTQILTKALVPDYEQSEKKQSDIYGKMAAISGVGMTIGPVIGGHIAEDHPEEAFKLVATIVGICFIVNAGLVYLLPKSISELQQANKPVKEKITSKGIVHKIVSSCKESVLELYKIEWSKYGTIFFFKGLLGFAMSLYYSNYVLYLKITYKLTPKYIGYIISFQGIIGSICSYYMGYINSFYTKDKDYSVRNFHVFLVLSLSILGLINSFNIYMYALFLIPLAIGNAVGRLVTLEMILKRSHNKHRAALIGASNSVRSLSGVVAPMVAGFIGQYYSVQHVVYVTFFVISLGSLASYRHKNKRIKQD